The stretch of DNA CGAAATATGCCCTGTGGCTCGGGGCGATGACGATGACGCTGTCGACAGGGAGTTTGGAAACAGCCTTGTAGGCGAAGGCCGCCACCTGTCCCGAATACACGTATCCGGCATGGGGACAGACTATCGCATGGACCCGCCCCGGGATGGGTTCGACCTCGGCCCCTTTCAGGTAGGTCTCGATATCCTTTCTCAAAAGAACGGGATCGTCGGGATAGAACATCCCGCTCACTGAAGGTAAGCGCACCGTCGTC from Syntrophorhabdus sp. encodes:
- the amrB gene encoding AmmeMemoRadiSam system protein B, with product MRLPSVSGMFYPDDPVLLRKDIETYLKGAEVEPIPGRVHAIVCPHAGYVYSGQVAAFAYKAVSKLPVDSVIVIAPSHRAYF